A genome region from Crossiella equi includes the following:
- the tuf gene encoding elongation factor Tu: MAKAKFERTKPHVNIGTIGHIDHGKTTLTAAISKVLHDKYPDLNPFTPFDEIDKAPEEKQRGITISIAHIEYQTEKRHYAHVDCPGHADYIKNMITGAAQMDGAILVVAATDGPMPQTKEHVLLARQVGVPYIVVALNKADMVDDEEILELVELEVRELLSEYEFPGDDLPVVRVSALKALEGDKEWGEKLIGLMDAVDENIPQPEREIDKPFLMPVEDVFTITGRGTVVTGRVERGVINVNEEVEIVGIKEKSAKTTVTGVEMFRKLLDQGQAGDNVGLLVRGIKREDVERGQVICKPGSVTPHTEFNATAYILSKDEGGRHTPFFNNYRPQFYFRTTDVTGVVTLPEGTEMVMPGDNTDMKVALIQPIAMEVGLRFAIREGGRTVGAGQVTEITK, encoded by the coding sequence GTGGCGAAGGCGAAGTTCGAGCGGACGAAGCCGCACGTCAACATCGGAACCATTGGTCACATTGACCACGGGAAGACCACGCTGACCGCGGCGATCTCGAAGGTTCTGCACGACAAGTACCCGGACCTGAACCCCTTCACGCCGTTCGACGAGATCGACAAGGCGCCGGAGGAGAAGCAGCGCGGCATCACCATCTCCATCGCGCACATCGAGTACCAGACCGAGAAGCGCCACTACGCCCACGTGGACTGCCCCGGTCACGCGGACTACATCAAGAACATGATCACCGGTGCCGCGCAGATGGACGGCGCGATCCTGGTGGTGGCCGCGACTGACGGCCCGATGCCGCAGACCAAGGAGCACGTGCTCCTCGCCCGCCAGGTTGGCGTGCCGTACATCGTTGTCGCCCTGAACAAGGCCGACATGGTGGACGACGAGGAGATCCTGGAGCTCGTCGAGCTCGAGGTCCGCGAGCTGCTGTCCGAGTACGAGTTCCCGGGCGACGACCTCCCCGTGGTGCGCGTGTCCGCTCTGAAGGCGCTCGAGGGCGACAAGGAGTGGGGCGAGAAGCTCATCGGCCTGATGGACGCGGTCGACGAGAACATCCCGCAGCCGGAGCGCGAGATCGACAAGCCGTTCCTCATGCCCGTTGAGGACGTCTTCACCATCACCGGCCGCGGCACCGTGGTGACCGGTCGTGTTGAGCGTGGCGTCATCAACGTCAACGAGGAGGTGGAGATCGTCGGCATCAAGGAGAAGTCGGCGAAGACCACCGTCACCGGTGTCGAGATGTTCCGCAAGCTGCTGGACCAGGGCCAGGCCGGTGACAACGTCGGTCTGCTCGTCCGCGGCATCAAGCGTGAGGACGTCGAGCGCGGCCAGGTCATCTGCAAGCCGGGTTCGGTTACCCCGCACACCGAGTTCAACGCGACCGCCTACATCCTGTCCAAGGACGAGGGTGGCCGTCACACGCCGTTCTTCAACAACTACCGTCCGCAGTTCTACTTCCGGACGACGGACGTGACCGGCGTGGTGACCCTCCCCGAGGGCACCGAGATGGTCATGCCGGGCGACAACACCGACATGAAGGTCGCGCTGATCCAGCCGATCGCCATGGAGGTCGGCCTCCGCTTCGCGATCCGCGAGGGTGGCCGCACCGTCGGCGCCGGCCAGGTCACCGAGATCACCAAGTGA
- the rpsJ gene encoding 30S ribosomal protein S10, whose translation MAGQKIRIRLKAYDHEAIDASARKIVETVTRTGARVVGPVPLPTEKNVYCVIRSPHKYKDSREHFEMRTHKRLIDILDPTPKTVDALMRIDLPASVDVNIQ comes from the coding sequence ATGGCGGGACAAAAGATCCGCATCCGGCTCAAGGCCTACGACCACGAGGCGATCGACGCGTCCGCGCGCAAGATCGTGGAAACCGTGACGCGCACCGGCGCTCGCGTGGTCGGGCCGGTGCCGCTGCCCACCGAGAAGAACGTCTACTGCGTCATCCGCTCCCCGCACAAGTACAAGGACTCGCGGGAGCACTTCGAGATGCGCACCCACAAGCGGCTGATCGACATCCTCGACCCCACGCCGAAGACGGTGGACGCGCTCATGCGCATCGACCTGCCGGCGAGCGTCGACGTCAACATCCAGTAA
- the rplC gene encoding 50S ribosomal protein L3, which produces MSDRQIKGILGTKLGMTQVFDENNRIVPVTVVKAGPCVVTQVRTQENDGYSAVQLAFGAIDPRKVNKPESGHFAKAGVTPRRHLVEVRTADANEYEVGQEITAELFEAGAVVDVVGTSKGKGYAGVMKRHGFGGLGASHGTQAKHRSPGSIGGCATPGRVFKGLRMAGRMGSARVTTQNLTVHRIEAEDGLLLIKGAVPGPKGGLVLVKTAAKGGA; this is translated from the coding sequence ATGTCTGACAGGCAGATCAAGGGGATCCTGGGCACCAAGCTCGGTATGACCCAGGTCTTCGACGAGAACAACCGGATCGTTCCGGTGACCGTCGTCAAGGCCGGGCCGTGTGTGGTGACTCAGGTCCGTACGCAGGAGAACGACGGCTACTCGGCCGTGCAGCTCGCTTTCGGCGCCATTGACCCGCGCAAGGTCAACAAGCCCGAGAGCGGCCACTTCGCCAAGGCTGGTGTGACTCCGCGCCGCCACCTGGTCGAGGTGCGCACCGCTGACGCCAACGAGTACGAGGTCGGCCAGGAGATCACCGCTGAGCTGTTCGAGGCCGGCGCCGTGGTCGACGTGGTCGGCACCAGCAAGGGCAAGGGCTACGCGGGTGTCATGAAGCGTCACGGCTTCGGTGGCCTCGGCGCGTCCCACGGCACCCAGGCCAAGCACCGCTCGCCCGGCTCCATCGGTGGCTGCGCCACCCCGGGCCGCGTGTTCAAGGGCCTGCGCATGGCCGGCCGCATGGGCTCCGCCCGCGTGACCACGCAGAACCTGACCGTGCACCGCATCGAGGCCGAGGACGGCCTCCTGCTCATCAAGGGTGCCGTTCCCGGCCCCAAGGGCGGTCTGGTGCTGGTCAAGACGGCCGCGAAGGGTGGTGCGTGA
- the rplD gene encoding 50S ribosomal protein L4: protein MTTSVDVRTPDGKVEGSVELPAELFDVQANIPLMHQVVIAQLAAKRQGTHDTKARGEVSGGGKKPYRQKGTGRARQGSTRAPQFTGGGVVHGPTPRDYSQRTPKKMKAAALRGALSDRVRNGKLHVLTAVLEGEKPSTKVARKTIESISTGKRTLVVLTRADELAWVSLRNLDNVHVLVQDQLNTYDVLVNDDVVFTRDALALFIAGPATGRAVKASARASEVAAEEGDK, encoded by the coding sequence ATGACCACGAGCGTTGATGTCCGTACCCCGGACGGCAAGGTCGAGGGTTCCGTCGAGCTCCCCGCCGAGCTGTTCGACGTGCAGGCCAACATCCCGCTGATGCACCAGGTCGTCATCGCGCAGCTCGCCGCCAAGCGGCAGGGCACGCACGACACCAAGGCCCGCGGTGAGGTGTCCGGTGGTGGCAAGAAGCCGTACCGCCAGAAGGGCACCGGCCGCGCCCGTCAGGGCTCGACCCGCGCGCCGCAGTTCACCGGTGGTGGTGTCGTGCACGGCCCGACCCCGCGCGACTACAGCCAGCGCACCCCCAAGAAGATGAAGGCCGCCGCCCTGCGTGGCGCCCTCTCCGACCGGGTGCGCAACGGCAAGCTCCACGTGCTGACCGCCGTGCTCGAGGGTGAGAAGCCCTCCACCAAGGTCGCGCGCAAGACCATCGAGTCCATCAGCACCGGCAAGCGCACCCTGGTGGTGCTGACCCGTGCCGACGAGCTCGCCTGGGTGAGCCTGCGCAACCTGGACAACGTCCACGTGCTCGTGCAGGACCAGCTGAACACCTACGACGTGCTCGTCAACGACGACGTGGTGTTCACGCGGGACGCTCTCGCGCTCTTCATCGCCGGGCCGGCCACGGGCCGCGCGGTCAAGGCCAGCGCCCGCGCCAGCGAGGTTGCCGCCGAGGAGGGTGACAAGTGA
- the rplW gene encoding 50S ribosomal protein L23 — protein MIPDHRDILLAPVISEKSYGLLEEGKYTFVVHPDANKTQIKIAVEKVFGVKVVSVNTINRQGKRKRTRSGYGKRKDTKRAIVTLSAESKAIEIFGGPAA, from the coding sequence GTGATCCCCGACCACCGCGACATCCTGCTCGCTCCGGTCATCTCGGAGAAGAGCTACGGGCTGCTCGAAGAGGGCAAGTACACCTTCGTCGTGCACCCCGACGCCAACAAGACCCAGATCAAGATCGCTGTTGAGAAGGTCTTCGGCGTCAAGGTCGTGTCCGTGAACACGATCAACCGCCAGGGCAAGCGCAAGCGCACCCGCTCCGGGTACGGGAAGCGCAAGGACACGAAGCGCGCGATCGTGACGCTGTCCGCCGAGAGCAAGGCCATCGAGATCTTCGGCGGCCCGGCCGCCTAA
- the rplB gene encoding 50S ribosomal protein L2, with translation MGIRKYKPTTPGRRGASVSDFSEITRSTPEKSLIRPLHGRGGRNAHGKITTRHKGGGHKRAYRLIDFRRADKDGVPAKVAHIEYDPNRTARIALLHYVDGEKRYIIAPNNLRQGDPIENGPKADIKPGNNLPLRNIPVGTVIHAIELRPGGGAKIARSAGASVQLVAKDGPYAQLRMPSGEIRNVDVRCRATVGEVGNAEHQNINWGKAGRMRWKGKRPTVRGVAMNPVDHPHGGGEGKTSGGRHPVNPAGKPEGRTRRSKPSDKLIVRRRRTGKKR, from the coding sequence ATGGGCATCCGCAAGTACAAGCCTACGACCCCGGGTCGTCGTGGCGCGAGCGTCTCGGACTTCTCCGAGATCACCCGCTCCACCCCCGAGAAGTCGCTGATCCGCCCGCTGCACGGCCGCGGTGGCCGCAACGCGCACGGCAAGATCACCACTCGGCACAAGGGCGGCGGTCACAAGCGCGCCTACCGGCTGATCGACTTCCGCCGGGCGGACAAGGACGGCGTGCCGGCCAAGGTCGCTCACATCGAGTACGACCCCAACCGCACCGCGCGCATCGCGCTGCTGCACTACGTGGACGGCGAGAAGCGCTACATCATCGCGCCGAACAACCTGCGCCAGGGCGACCCGATTGAGAACGGCCCCAAGGCCGACATCAAGCCGGGCAACAACCTGCCGCTGCGCAACATCCCGGTCGGCACCGTGATCCACGCGATCGAGCTCCGCCCCGGCGGCGGCGCGAAGATCGCCCGTTCCGCGGGCGCCAGCGTTCAGCTGGTGGCCAAGGACGGCCCCTACGCCCAGCTGCGGATGCCCTCGGGCGAAATCCGCAACGTCGACGTGCGCTGCCGCGCCACCGTCGGCGAGGTGGGCAACGCCGAGCACCAGAACATCAACTGGGGCAAGGCGGGCCGCATGCGCTGGAAGGGCAAGCGCCCGACCGTCCGTGGTGTGGCCATGAACCCCGTCGACCACCCGCACGGTGGCGGTGAGGGCAAGACCTCCGGTGGTCGCCACCCGGTGAACCCGGCCGGTAAGCCCGAAGGCCGCACCCGCCGCAGCAAGCCCAGCGACAAGCTCATCGTCCGGCGTCGTCGCACCGGTAAGAAGCGCTGA
- the rpsS gene encoding 30S ribosomal protein S19, whose product MPRSLKKGPFVDDHLLKKVDAQNEGNKKTVIKTWSRRSTIIPDMLGHTIAVHDGRKHVPVFVTESMVGHKLGEFAPTRTFKGHIKDDRKSRRR is encoded by the coding sequence ATGCCTCGCAGCCTTAAGAAGGGCCCCTTCGTCGACGACCACCTGCTCAAGAAGGTGGACGCGCAGAACGAGGGCAACAAGAAGACGGTGATCAAGACGTGGTCCCGTCGCAGCACGATCATCCCGGACATGCTGGGTCACACCATCGCGGTGCACGACGGCCGCAAGCACGTCCCGGTGTTCGTCACCGAGTCCATGGTCGGGCACAAGCTGGGCGAGTTCGCCCCGACCCGCACCTTCAAGGGCCACATCAAGGATGACCGGAAGTCGCGTCGCCGCTGA
- the rplV gene encoding 50S ribosomal protein L22 → MGNDASVEQLPRAVARARYVRMTPMKVRRVVELIKGRNAQEALAVLQFAPQAASGPVAKVLASAMANAENNLDLDPDTLWVSAAFVDEGPTMKRIQPRAQGRTFRILKRSSHITVEVESRPKAAASKARKSSVKGSGR, encoded by the coding sequence ATGGGTAACGACGCCAGCGTGGAGCAGCTTCCGCGCGCCGTGGCGCGGGCCCGCTACGTCCGCATGACGCCCATGAAGGTGCGGCGTGTGGTCGAGCTGATCAAGGGCCGCAACGCCCAGGAAGCCCTGGCCGTGCTCCAGTTCGCGCCGCAGGCCGCAAGCGGTCCGGTGGCGAAGGTGCTCGCCAGTGCCATGGCCAACGCAGAGAACAACCTCGACCTGGACCCCGACACCCTCTGGGTGAGCGCGGCGTTCGTCGACGAGGGCCCGACCATGAAGCGGATCCAGCCGCGCGCCCAGGGGCGCACGTTCCGGATCCTCAAGCGGTCCAGCCACATCACCGTTGAGGTCGAGTCGCGTCCCAAGGCGGCCGCCAGCAAGGCTCGCAAGTCCAGCGTGAAGGGGAGTGGCCGGTAG
- the rpsC gene encoding 30S ribosomal protein S3 has product MGQKINPHGFRLGITTDWKSRWYADKQYAEYVAEDVKIRKMFARGMERAGISKVEIERTRDRVRVDIHTARPGIVIGRRGAEADRIRGALEKLTKKQVQLNILEVKNPESDAQLVAQMVAEQLSNRVSFRRAMRKGIQSAMRSPQVKGIRVQCGGRLGGAEMSRSEFYREGRVPLHTLRADIDYGLYEARTTFGRIGVKVWIYKGDVIGGRRETVAAAPDNRAPRRERPNRRRSGASGTTPTSTEAGRAAAEAATEPVDTTPAAAESGNGSAAEKTEG; this is encoded by the coding sequence GTGGGCCAGAAAATCAACCCGCACGGCTTCCGGCTGGGAATCACCACCGACTGGAAGTCCCGCTGGTACGCAGACAAGCAGTACGCGGAGTACGTCGCGGAGGATGTCAAGATCCGCAAGATGTTCGCCCGCGGCATGGAGCGTGCCGGTATCTCGAAGGTGGAGATCGAGCGCACCCGTGACCGGGTTCGCGTCGACATCCACACCGCCCGTCCCGGCATCGTCATCGGTCGCCGCGGCGCGGAGGCTGACCGCATTCGTGGTGCGCTCGAGAAGCTCACCAAGAAGCAGGTCCAGCTGAACATCCTCGAGGTCAAGAACCCCGAGTCGGACGCGCAGCTCGTTGCCCAGATGGTCGCCGAGCAGCTGTCCAACCGCGTGTCCTTCCGGCGCGCGATGCGCAAGGGCATCCAGTCCGCCATGCGCTCGCCGCAGGTCAAGGGCATCCGGGTGCAGTGCGGCGGCCGCCTTGGCGGTGCCGAGATGTCGCGCTCGGAGTTCTACCGCGAGGGTCGCGTCCCGCTGCACACGCTGCGCGCGGACATCGACTACGGCCTGTACGAGGCCCGCACCACGTTCGGCCGCATCGGCGTCAAGGTGTGGATCTACAAGGGTGACGTCATCGGTGGCCGTCGCGAGACCGTCGCGGCCGCCCCGGACAACCGCGCCCCCCGGCGCGAGCGCCCGAACCGCCGTCGCTCCGGTGCCTCCGGCACCACGCCGACGAGCACCGAGGCCGGGCGCGCCGCGGCTGAGGCCGCGACCGAGCCGGTCGACACCACCCCCGCCGCGGCCGAGTCCGGCAACGGCAGCGCGGCTGAGAAGACGGAGGGCTGA
- the rplP gene encoding 50S ribosomal protein L16, translated as MLIPRRVKHRKQHHPSRSGAAKGGTRVTFGEFGIQALEPAYVTNRQIESARIAITRHIRRGGKVWINIFPDRPLTKKPAETRMGSGKGSPEYWVANVKPGRVVFEMSFPNETVAREALRRAIHKLPMKCRIVTREGGEF; from the coding sequence GTGCTCATCCCGCGCAGGGTCAAGCACCGCAAGCAGCACCACCCGAGCCGCTCCGGCGCCGCGAAGGGTGGCACGAGGGTCACGTTCGGTGAGTTCGGCATCCAGGCACTGGAGCCGGCTTACGTGACCAACCGGCAGATCGAGTCCGCTCGTATCGCCATCACCCGGCACATCCGCCGTGGCGGCAAGGTCTGGATCAACATCTTCCCGGACCGTCCGCTCACCAAGAAGCCTGCCGAGACCCGCATGGGTTCCGGTAAGGGTTCCCCGGAGTACTGGGTGGCCAACGTCAAGCCGGGTCGCGTCGTCTTCGAGATGAGCTTCCCGAACGAGACTGTGGCCCGCGAGGCGCTCCGCCGCGCGATCCACAAGCTCCCCATGAAGTGCCGCATCGTCACGCGTGAGGGTGGTGAGTTCTGA
- the rpmC gene encoding 50S ribosomal protein L29, translating to MAATNTASELRELTNEELVLRLRESKEELFNLRFQMATGQLDNNRRLRAVRHEIARIYTVMRERELGLSVSPDEVTASAEGEGAA from the coding sequence ATGGCAGCGACGAACACCGCTTCCGAGCTGCGTGAGCTCACCAACGAGGAGCTCGTGCTGCGTCTTCGGGAGTCCAAGGAGGAGCTGTTCAACCTCCGATTCCAGATGGCCACCGGGCAGCTCGACAACAACCGGCGTCTGCGTGCCGTTCGGCACGAGATCGCCCGTATCTACACCGTGATGCGGGAACGTGAGCTGGGCCTGTCCGTCTCGCCGGACGAGGTCACGGCCTCCGCTGAAGGTGAAGGTGCAGCATGA
- the rpsQ gene encoding 30S ribosomal protein S17 produces MSENVESTDVRNNRKTREGYVVSDKMDKTIVVALEDRKKHPLYGKVLRTTTKVKVHDEANAAGVGDRVLLMETRPLSATKRWRLVEILEKAK; encoded by the coding sequence ATGAGCGAGAATGTCGAGAGCACTGACGTGCGCAACAACCGCAAGACCCGCGAGGGCTACGTCGTCTCGGACAAGATGGACAAGACGATCGTCGTCGCCCTCGAGGACCGCAAGAAGCACCCGCTGTACGGCAAGGTCCTGCGCACCACCACCAAGGTGAAGGTGCACGACGAGGCCAACGCCGCGGGTGTGGGCGACCGTGTTCTGCTCATGGAGACCCGGCCGCTGTCGGCGACCAAGCGCTGGCGGCTCGTCGAGATCCTCGAGAAGGCCAAGTAA
- the rplN gene encoding 50S ribosomal protein L14, producing the protein MIQQESRLRVADNTGAKEILCIRVLGGSSRRYAGIGDVIVATVKDAIPGANVKKGDVVKAVIVRTVKERRRPDGSYIRFDENAAVLIKNETEPRGTRIFGPVGRELRDKKFMKIISLAPEVL; encoded by the coding sequence GTGATTCAGCAGGAGTCGCGGCTGCGAGTCGCCGACAACACGGGTGCGAAGGAAATCCTCTGCATCCGCGTTCTCGGTGGTTCCTCGCGCCGTTACGCGGGCATCGGCGACGTCATCGTCGCCACCGTCAAGGACGCGATCCCCGGCGCCAACGTGAAGAAGGGTGACGTCGTCAAGGCGGTCATCGTTCGCACGGTCAAGGAGCGTCGCCGTCCGGACGGCTCGTACATCCGCTTCGACGAGAACGCGGCCGTTCTGATCAAGAACGAGACCGAGCCTCGGGGCACCCGCATCTTCGGCCCGGTGGGCCGCGAGCTGCGCGACAAGAAGTTCATGAAGATCATCTCTCTGGCGCCGGAGGTGCTCTGA
- the rplX gene encoding 50S ribosomal protein L24 produces the protein MKIKKGDTVVVIAGKDKGAKGKVIQAYPDTQRVLVEGVNRIKKHTRVSQTQRGAQSGGIVTQEATIHASNVMVVDSDGKPTRVGYRTNDEGRRVRISRRNGKDI, from the coding sequence ATGAAGATCAAGAAGGGCGACACGGTCGTCGTCATCGCCGGCAAGGACAAGGGTGCCAAGGGCAAGGTCATCCAGGCCTACCCCGACACCCAGCGCGTCCTGGTCGAGGGTGTCAACCGGATCAAGAAGCACACCCGGGTCTCGCAGACCCAGCGTGGCGCTCAGTCCGGTGGCATCGTGACCCAGGAAGCCACGATCCACGCGTCCAACGTGATGGTCGTGGACTCCGACGGCAAGCCCACCCGCGTTGGTTACCGCACCAACGACGAGGGTCGTCGCGTGCGCATCTCGCGGCGGAACGGTAAGGACATCTGA
- the rplE gene encoding 50S ribosomal protein L5 — translation MTTAEKIAPRLKGRYREEIAGALQEQFTYANRMQIPGLVKIVVNMGVGDAARDGKLIEGAVRDLATITGQKPEVRKARKSIAQFKLREGMPIGAKVTLRGDRMWEFLDRLLTIALPRIRDFRGLSPKQFDGNGNYTFGLNEQSMFHEIDPDSIDRPRGMDITVVTTAGTDEEGRALLKLLGFPFKEN, via the coding sequence ATGACGACCGCAGAGAAGATCGCTCCGCGGCTCAAGGGCCGTTACCGCGAGGAAATCGCCGGCGCGCTGCAGGAGCAGTTCACCTACGCCAACCGGATGCAGATCCCCGGTCTGGTGAAGATCGTCGTGAACATGGGTGTCGGTGACGCCGCCCGCGACGGCAAGCTGATCGAGGGCGCTGTCCGCGACCTGGCGACCATCACGGGCCAGAAGCCCGAGGTGCGCAAGGCGCGCAAGTCCATCGCGCAGTTCAAGCTCCGCGAGGGCATGCCGATCGGTGCCAAGGTCACCCTCCGCGGTGACCGCATGTGGGAGTTCCTCGACCGCCTGCTGACCATCGCGCTGCCGCGTATCCGCGACTTCCGCGGCCTGTCGCCGAAGCAGTTCGACGGCAACGGCAACTACACGTTCGGTCTGAACGAGCAGTCGATGTTCCACGAGATCGACCCCGACTCGATCGACCGTCCGCGCGGTATGGACATCACCGTCGTCACCACCGCCGGCACCGACGAGGAGGGCCGGGCGCTGCTGAAGCTCCTGGGCTTCCCGTTCAAGGAGAACTGA
- a CDS encoding type Z 30S ribosomal protein S14, with protein sequence MAKKALIQKAARKPKFKVRGYTRCQRCGRPHSVFRKFGLCRVCLREMAHRGELPGVSKSSW encoded by the coding sequence ATGGCGAAGAAGGCGCTGATCCAGAAGGCCGCGCGCAAGCCGAAGTTCAAGGTGCGGGGCTACACCCGTTGCCAGCGCTGCGGCCGTCCGCACTCGGTCTTCCGCAAGTTCGGCCTGTGCCGCGTGTGCCTCCGCGAGATGGCGCACCGGGGCGAGCTGCCCGGCGTGAGCAAGTCCTCCTGGTAA
- the rpsH gene encoding 30S ribosomal protein S8, whose amino-acid sequence MTMTDPIADMLTRLRNANSAYHDQVVMPHSKLKASIADILQREGYISGHRTEQGEKSQQLVVELKYGPNRERSIAGLRRVSKPGLRVYAKSTNLPKVLGGLGVAIISTSTGLLTDRQANKQGVGGEVLAYVW is encoded by the coding sequence ATGACGATGACCGATCCCATCGCAGACATGCTCACCCGTCTGCGCAACGCCAACTCGGCGTACCACGACCAGGTCGTGATGCCGCACTCCAAGCTGAAGGCGTCGATCGCCGACATCCTGCAGCGCGAGGGCTACATCTCCGGTCACCGCACCGAGCAGGGCGAGAAGAGCCAGCAGCTCGTCGTCGAGCTCAAGTACGGCCCGAACCGTGAGCGGAGCATCGCCGGCCTGCGCCGCGTCTCCAAGCCCGGTCTCCGGGTGTACGCCAAGTCCACCAACCTTCCCAAGGTGCTGGGCGGGCTCGGCGTGGCCATCATCTCCACGTCGACCGGTCTGCTGACCGACCGGCAGGCGAACAAGCAGGGTGTGGGCGGGGAAGTCCTCGCCTACGTCTGGTGA
- the rplF gene encoding 50S ribosomal protein L6, giving the protein MSRIGKLPITVPASVDVTIDGPSVTVKGPKGTLQYTLVDPIVAERDETGALLVKRPNDERRSRALHGLSRTLVSNMVVGVTDGYEKKLEIHGVGYRVALKGTELEFALGFSHPVKVTPPEGITFVVESPTRFSVKGIDKQQVGEVAANIRKIRKPDPYKGKGVRYAGEVIRRKVGKTGK; this is encoded by the coding sequence ATGTCGCGCATTGGCAAGCTCCCCATCACCGTGCCCGCGAGTGTGGACGTCACCATCGACGGCCCGTCCGTCACGGTGAAGGGTCCCAAGGGCACCCTCCAGTACACCCTGGTCGACCCGATCGTGGCCGAGCGGGACGAGACCGGCGCTCTGCTGGTCAAGCGCCCGAACGACGAACGCCGCAGCCGCGCGCTGCACGGCCTGTCGCGCACCCTGGTGAGCAACATGGTCGTCGGCGTCACCGACGGTTACGAGAAGAAGCTCGAGATCCACGGCGTTGGTTACCGCGTCGCGCTCAAGGGCACTGAGCTCGAGTTCGCGCTGGGCTTCAGCCACCCCGTGAAGGTCACCCCGCCGGAGGGCATCACCTTCGTCGTCGAGTCCCCGACCCGCTTCTCGGTCAAGGGCATCGACAAGCAGCAGGTCGGCGAGGTCGCGGCCAACATCCGCAAGATCCGCAAGCCGGACCCGTACAAGGGCAAGGGCGTGCGGTACGCGGGCGAGGTCATCCGCCGCAAGGTCGGAAAGACGGGTAAGTGA
- the rplR gene encoding 50S ribosomal protein L18, with protein MIMSETTTVKRKRAGKDVSTLRRVARTRRHFRIRKKISGTAERPRLVVTRSSRHMVAQVIDDLAGHTLASASTLEADIRALDGDKKARAAKVGELVAARAKEAGIAKVVFDRGGYDYHGRIAALADAAREAGLEF; from the coding sequence GTGATCATGAGCGAGACTACAACCGTCAAGCGCAAGCGCGCAGGCAAGGACGTCTCCACCCTGCGTCGCGTGGCCCGTACGCGCCGGCACTTCCGCATCCGCAAGAAGATCAGCGGTACCGCGGAGCGCCCGCGTCTCGTGGTCACCCGGTCCTCGCGCCACATGGTGGCGCAGGTCATCGACGACCTCGCCGGTCACACCCTGGCGTCGGCCTCCACCCTGGAGGCGGACATCCGCGCGCTGGACGGCGACAAGAAGGCCCGCGCGGCCAAGGTCGGCGAGCTGGTCGCGGCCCGCGCCAAGGAAGCCGGGATCGCCAAGGTCGTCTTCGACCGCGGCGGTTACGACTACCACGGCCGGATCGCCGCGCTGGCTGACGCCGCGCGCGAGGCCGGGCTGGAGTTCTGA
- the rpsE gene encoding 30S ribosomal protein S5: MPGRTRQTGGGQGGPGGQGNERGDRRDRRDRRDSGRGGAPQEKSLHIERVVAINRVAKVVKGGRRFSFTALVIVGDGDGMVGVGYGKAKEVPAAIAKGVEEAKKNFFRVPRIAGTIPHPVQGEEAAGVVLLRPASPGTGVIAGGPVRAVLECVGIHDVLSKSLGSDNAINIVHATVAALKMLQRPEEVAARRGLPLEDVAPAGMLRARAGQGA; encoded by the coding sequence ATGCCGGGACGTACACGGCAAACCGGCGGCGGCCAGGGCGGTCCGGGTGGCCAGGGCAACGAGCGTGGCGACCGCCGCGACCGTCGCGACCGTCGCGACTCCGGTCGTGGCGGGGCTCCGCAGGAGAAGTCCCTCCACATCGAGCGCGTGGTTGCGATCAACCGCGTCGCGAAGGTGGTCAAGGGTGGTCGTCGCTTCAGCTTCACCGCGCTGGTGATCGTTGGCGACGGCGACGGCATGGTCGGCGTGGGCTATGGCAAGGCCAAGGAAGTTCCGGCCGCCATCGCCAAGGGTGTTGAGGAGGCGAAGAAGAACTTCTTCCGCGTCCCCCGCATCGCCGGCACCATCCCGCACCCGGTCCAGGGCGAGGAAGCGGCGGGCGTCGTCCTGCTGCGTCCGGCCAGCCCCGGTACCGGTGTGATCGCGGGTGGCCCGGTGCGCGCCGTGCTCGAGTGCGTCGGCATCCACGACGTGCTGAGCAAGTCGCTGGGCAGCGACAACGCGATCAACATCGTGCACGCCACGGTTGCCGCGCTGAAGATGCTGCAGCGCCCCGAAGAGGTCGCCGCTCGTCGTGGCCTGCCGCTGGAGGACGTTGCTCCGGCGGGCATGCTGCGGGCCCGAGCTGGACAGGGGGCCTGA